The following coding sequences are from one Tubulanus polymorphus chromosome 12, tnTubPoly1.2, whole genome shotgun sequence window:
- the LOC141914022 gene encoding NADH dehydrogenase [ubiquinone] flavoprotein 1, mitochondrial-like, giving the protein MASLAKVSQNIKTSLCRSQITQITASCVCNASTEAKPFRNSPMKDDERIFTNLYGRHDWKLKGAMARGDWYKTKEIVLKGHDWILKEISASGLRGRGGAGFPTGMKFGFMNKPDDGRPKYLVVNADEGEPGTCKDREIMRHDPHKLVEGCLISGRSMGARAAYIYIRGEFYNEASNMQLAINEAYEAGLLGKNACGTGYDFDVYMHRGAGAYICGEETALIESLEGKQGKPRLKPPFPADIGVFGCPTTVTNVETVAVTPTICRRGGDWFAGFGRERNRGNKLFNISGQVNNPTTVEETMSIPLRELIERHAGGVIGGWDNLLAIIPGGSSTPLIPKSVCDDVLMDFDDLVENNTALGTAAIIVMNKSADVVDCISRLIDFYKHESCGQCTPCREGVSWMTKVMHRWVKGNARPEELDMMWELSKQIEGHTICALGDGAAWPVQGLIRHFRPELEARFQAFHEQQAAAARQ; this is encoded by the exons ATGGCGTCTCTAGCGAAAGTCTCGCAGAATATTAAAACTTCTCTGT GTCGGTCACAGATTACTCAGATAACAGCTTCTTGTGTTTGCAATGCATCAACTGAAGCGAAACCATTTCGG aattctCCGATGAAAGATGACGAACGAATATTTACTAATCTGTACGGACGTCATGACTGGAAGTTGAAGGGAGCTATGGCTCGG GGAGATTGGTATAAAACTAAAGAGATAGTTCTAAAAGGTCATGATTGGATTCTGAAGGAGATTTCGGCCTCTGGATTACGAGGTCGCGGTGGAGCCGGCTTCCCGACCGGGATGAAATTCGGCTTCATGAACAAACCGGACGATGGCAG GCCGAAGTATCTGGTAGTGAATGCCGATGAAGGTGAACCTGGAACGTGTAAGGATCGAGAGATCATGAGGCACGATCCTCATAAACTCGTTGAGGGATGTCTGATCTCAGGCAGGTCAATGGGTGCACGCGctgcgtatatatatatacgtggAGAGTTTTATAACGAAGCATCAAACATGCAACTCGCAATTAACGAG GCGTATGAAGCTGGATTATTGGGTAAAAATGCTTGTGGAACGGGCTATGATTTCGATGTATACATGCATAGAGGAGCTGGAGCTTATATCTGTGGTGAAGAGACG GCATTGATTGAGTCATTGGAAGGTAAACAGGGTAAACCTAGATTAAAGCCTCCGTTTCCTGCTGATATCGGTGTATTCGGTTGTCCTACTACAGTAACTAACGTGGAAACAGTAGCTGTAACCCCG ACGATCTGTCGTCGAGGCGGTGATTGGTTCGCCGGTTTCGGTCGCGAGCGTAACCGTGGTAACAAG CTTTTCAACATATCTGGACAAGTAAACAACCCGACGACAGTGGAGGAGACAATGTCTATACCCCTGAGAGAGTTGATCGAACGTCACGCCGGAGGGGTGATAGGTGGCTGGGATAATCTATTAGCTATTATACCTGGAGGTTCATCAACACCTCTTATTCCGAAATC GGTATGCGATGATGTTCTGATGGATTTCGATGATCTCGTTGAGAATAATACCGCTCTTGGAACGGCTGCTATTATTGTGATGAATAAATCGGCCGATGTCGTTGATTGTATTTCACGTTTGATAGATTTCTATAAACACGAGAGTTGTGGTCAGTGTACTCCATGTCGCGAGGGCGTCAGTTGGATGACTAAAGTCATGCATAGATGGG TTAAGGGAAACGCTCGACCCGAAGAGCTCGATATGATGTGGGAATTGAGTAAACAGATTGAAGGTCATACGATCTGCGCGTTGGGTGACGGTGCCGCGTGGCCTGTACAG GGATTGATCAGACATTTTAGACCCGAGCTGGAAGCTCGATTCCAGGCTTTCCACGAGCAACAAGCCGCAGCCGCTCGACAATAA
- the LOC141914102 gene encoding egalitarian protein homolog produces the protein MGKPLVVLVTTVAAARQVVNDILTKEREPVIGVACKRTFYNGPLMLLMISTYSGKIYEFDIKQNPELIIEGRIIRLLQAVDLIKVFHDVRRDNRALFQQYGIRVQNVFDTQIAYAVLMKDASLSPRFISVYNLYMKYCRHGNDSDVIEKHLLDEPNDTELFWARRPLNATMVTHSAISAAALVPGIYEAMKRELRPESVEVFEILCNEVLRLKPSVCRPTSEKPPTTQSFRPPITKFTRQQVALLKKTATNSNTDYI, from the exons ATGGGTAAACCACTGGTTGTCTTGGTAACGACTGTTGCAGCAGCCCGTCAAGTCGTCAATGATATCCTGACTAAAGAACGCGAGCCTGTTATTGGTGTAGCGTGTAAACGTACTTTCTATAACG GTCCTCTGATGTTGTTGATGATTTCGACGTATTCGGGTAAAATCTACGAGTTTGATATAAAACAGAATCCTGAATTAATCATCGAAGGACGAATCATCCGTTTATTACAAGCAGTTGATCTGATCAAAGTATTTCACGATGTTCGCCGTGACAACCGCGCTTTATTTCAACAATACGGAATTCGCGTTCAGAATGTATTCGATACCCAG ATTGCTTACGCTGTGTTAATGAAAGACGCGAGCCTCTCTCCCAGATTCATCTCCGTTTATaacttatatatgaaatattgtcgCCATGGTAACGATAGTGACgttatcgaaaaacatttattg GATGAGCCGAACGATACGGAGTTGTTCTGGGCGCGTCGACCGTTAAATGCTACCATGGTTACGCATTCAGCTATTTCGGCCGCTGCTCTCGTACCAGGAATTTACGAAGCGATGAAACG TGAATTGAGACCGGAATCTGTGGAAGTGTTTGAAATATTGTGTAATGAAGTGTTACGATTGAAACCGAGCGTCTGTCGTCCAACCTCGGAGAAACCTCCAACAACGCAATCATTCCGTCCTCCTATAACTAAATTCACCAGACAACAGGTGGCGCTGTTGAAGAAAACAGCGACCAATAGTAACACCGATTATATTTAA
- the LOC141914024 gene encoding uncharacterized protein LOC141914024: MCDLVETGGNNSNIFLLLPFDILEKIIKYCTYEELSKYRLVCREFRDVCEKLLNHNFFRLLNQTSHHYQTCRSQMPRRESSRIKHPLMKECEIVETIHLRLTMLNTTFKKHIDLKHCCFFPGAILDEVKRLLIYVKTASNQPLKIVYKVTEELMDLSTMAIEYFKDVIEPKLPNPYPNILSENTTLLSWAGLNFGYDTDDSVSPQRSPPVVQQSNLTVKYERLRDRYKRLQRIYRSKIIDVSGIKRNLRTWKRKVTSQQRQINNLTLALNDQSKRYDSLVSDLHRSGCLLAAPSTNNPYQGAASSSTVTEHQDSVTPSRTCDIGGASRSNRKRKLPKSDSNNDRKKQCNSSVATGDEDFTRIMGVINTIRSSASCSKGAPPAGS, translated from the exons ATGTGTGATCTTGTGGAAACTGGTGGAAATAACTCAAACATATTCCTTTTACTTCCATTTGATATCCTggagaaaattatcaaatattgcaCGTACGAGGAACTCTCAAAATATCGATTG GTTTGTCGTGAATTCAGAGATGTTTGCgaaaaattattgaatcaTAATTTTTTCCGTTTGCTGAATCAAACATCGCATCATTACCAGACGTGTCGATCGCAGATGCCTCGGAGAGAATCATCCAGAATTAAACATCCGCTGATGAAAGAGTGCGAGATTGTGGAGACCATTCATCTACGTTTAACAATGTTAAACACAACATTCAAAAAACACATcgatttaaaacattgttgTTTCTTTCCGGGAGCT atTCTCGATGAAGTGAAGAGATTATTGATTTACGTTAAAACCGCCTCTAATCAACCGTTGAAAATCGTCTATAAAGTCACCGAGGAGTTGATGGATTTGTCGACGATGGCTATCGAGTATTTCAAGGACGTGATCGAACCCAAACTACCGAATCCATATCCGAATATATTATCGGAAAACACTACGTTACTCTCCT GGGCAGGATTGAATTTCGGATACGATACCGATGACAGCGTTTCTCCCCAGAGGTCACCACCGGTCGTACAACAATCGAATCTAACGGTGAAATACGAGCGTCTTAGAGACCGATATAAACGTCTGCAGAGGATTTACCGATCGAAAATAATTGACGTGAGCGGAATTAAACGCAACCTGAGAACGTGGAAACGTAAAGTAACGTCGCAACAACGTCAAATCAATAACCTTAccctcgctctgaacgaccaATCAAAACGCTACGATTCACTCGTATCGGATCTACATCGATCGGGCTGTTTACTAGCGGCACCTAGTACAAACAATCCCTACCAGGGGGCAGCATCTTCATCTACGGTTACTGAACATCAGGATTCTGTTACGCCGTCGCGGACTTGTGATATAGGTGGCGCTTCACGGTCTAATCGTAAACGCAAATTACCGAAATCGGATTCGAATAACGATCGAAAGAAACAATGTAATTCTAGTGTTGCTACTGGCGACGAGGATTTTACTAGAATCATGGGTGTTATTAATACGATACGTAGTTCAGCTTCCTGCTCAAAGGGGGCGCCACCTGCGGGTTCCTAG
- the LOC141914020 gene encoding uncharacterized protein LOC141914020 gives MADGEPLGGTTVTTSAAAVTRGWTTETNKDGCDEETAVAAAAAAAAVSPMATGSDKPLVDIEAMLNAHAEAIIQQSLGAVETESTALWTATTATATVTEDDIDVVSVDTPACIQIIDQSAVSRRSTEFQYGFSPASSTYIPPPQTCFPVSHQVAAAVSPPSIDWMDLNRDDTNDNKSPKRSNQGQGKSGEPDSASGGAGLSMQYNNNHRTVTRQPLSGDDWVEPSTSSGRSRSRFVAPPIVINNSDSESDDVTEDDDETAFNNISGKSYPVVKKRWMTKASKDQSNNAKKTAGNRGKQRHLPATDNGNASASVLMRPIGGVSDSEDGGDEDDDLIDERLTIVKSKNRSTAFKRERSDSEGTDSTVHHHTTDGTKWRKPDTTQSKSAFSCYHNPRRGRHRTAITSAAAAASSTSVNSMDIDNNYNNNHSNHSNATQDPIIARPRAVKLETTTPPGGGHHEQQTDLQQQYAMLNALGLSPRSPDSRLTPPIYPPGGSTPPTSAGHIYSPGGSADCLYTSPNRNESMHCSSVSSGATSLQNAPAYVTLDMSLDDPSASSNQPAAAAPPTGEYVILSSDDSDIEVSDIRYVNRSRSNNGGQYGAGGYSRTATVVVDLTESDDDVHAAEPLSAPAIQVTEQPAAPEPTESAAVLPSAVQHVSMAMPVQQRPSHYHHTRNMSPMTFHAVPPIPAAQRRCLFHQDRMRPCIGGPACIGAEAAAAAAVANAPPPHHPPHHCMYDIDPCHLPQQLLPGRPLPGRPPPHGDNNLRPVHHFHHLQHHHHPSVTSPLASSSPGPLLTTPLIHHRGHLPHHPPPAAHQIPHHHSMRFMPHPFLPPQPPPAPAAAVAARRDAAMMESYAAAAAVQNPDAMMLPVHIQPPHGIAAAFTVSEPIVPQPPPQMAAPAPQHQHLHHHLHHYHHTAPPAPRLHHFNISSGMHISIGTGMPPIPEFPPFPGIPIMANLPRNMQVRMGRMMMHHRPTYEELISLEERLGNVNRGANQTTIERNTFPHKYKRIKRCQTLPPEGDTNEQTGEEQTEEEDDEEEKCTICLSEFTDDEDVRRLPCMHLFHIECVDQWLTTNKRCPICRVDIETATKDGPFES, from the exons ATGGCTGACGGTGAGCCACTAGGTGGCACCACAGTGACGACGTCTGCAGCGGCTGTAACGAGGGGTTGGACTACTGAAACTAACAAG GATGGATGCGATGAAGAAAcagctgttgctgctgctgctgctgctgctgctgtatcACCGATGGCAACAGGATCTGATAAACCGTTAGTTGATATTGAAGCGATGTTAAACGCACACGCTGAAGCAATAATACAACAATCACTGGGTGCCGTGGAAACAGAATCTACAGCGCTGTGGACCGCTACCACGGCAACCGCTACTGTTACCGAAGACGATATCGACGTCGTTTCCGTAGATACGCCTgcatgtattcaaataattgaccaatcagcagTGAGTCGCAGGTCGACGGAGTTTCAATACGGGTTTTCCCCGGCATCCAGTACGTATATACCTCCTCCGCAGACTTGTTTCCCCGTCAGTCACCAGGTGGCAGCAGCCGTGTCGCCCCCGTCGATCGATTGGATGGATTTAAACCGAGACGATACAAACGACAACAAATCTCCTAAACGTTCGAACCAAGGTCAAGGTAAAAGCGGAGAACCCGATTCTGCGAGCGGCGGCGCTGGGTTATCTATGCAATATAACAACAATCACCGTACCGTTACTAGGCAACCGTTGAGCGGTGATGATTGGGTGGAGCCGAGTACGAGTTCGGGTCGTTCACGATCGCGGTTCGTGGCGCCACCTATTGTAATTAATAACAGCGATTCCGAGAGCGACGACGTAACCGAGGACGACGACGAGACGGCGTTCAACAATATCTCCGGTAAATCGTATCCGGTCGTTAAAAAACGATGGATGACGAAAGCTTCGAAAGATCAGTCGAATAACGCGAAAAAAACAGCCGGCAATCGCGGTAAACAACGCCATCTACCGGCGACCGATAACGGGAACGCATCGGCTAGCGTATTAATGAGACCAATAGGTGGCGTTAGCGACAGTGAGGACGGCGGAGACGAAGACGATGATTTAATCGACGAACGATTAACTATcgttaaatctaaaaatagatcgaCAGCATTTAAACGAGAACGTAGCGACTCGGAGGGAACTGATTCAACCGTTCATCATCACACAACCGATGGCACTAAATGGCGTAAACCGGACACTACCCAGTCCAAATCCGCATTCTCCTGTTATCATAACCCGAGACGAGGGCGCCACCGTACAGCTATAACGTCAGCTGCCGCAGCTGCTTCGTCTACCTCCGTCAACTCGATGGATATCGATAATAATTATAACAATAACCATAGTAACCATAGTAACGCTACTCAGGATCCGATCATAGCACGACCTCGTGCCGTTAAACTAGAGACtacaacgccccctggtggtggACATCACGAGCAACAAACAGATTTACAGCAGCAATACGCGATGTTAAACGCTCTTGGACTGAGTCCACGTTCTCCAGACTCGCGATTAACACCTCCGATATATccaccaggtggcagcacACCCCCCACATCCGCCGGTCATATCTACTCACCAGGTGGCAGCGCTGATTGTTTATATACGAGCCCTAATCGTAACGAATCTATGCATTGTTCATCGGTATCGTCAGGGGCAACGTCATTACAGAATGCTCCCGCTTACGTTACGTTAGATATGTCACTCGATGATCCCTCGGCTTCTAGTAATCAACCGGCAGCAGCAGCGCCACCTACTGGAGAATACGTCATACTATCATCAGATGATAGCGATATAGAAGTGTCAGATATAAGATATGTCAA TCGATCTCGTAGCAACAATGGAGGTCAGTACGGAGCCGGTGGTTACAGTCGCACGGCAACAGTCGTCGTCGATTTAACTGAATCCGATGATG ATGTCCACGCGGCGGAGCCACTATCCGCACCCGCTATTCAGGTAACCGAGCAACCTGCGGCGCCTGAACCGACCGAATCAGCTGCTGTTTTACCATCTGCTGTACAACACGTTTCCATGGCGATGCCCGTTCAACAACGACCGTCGCATTATCATCACACGCGTAACATGAGTCCGATGACGTTTCACGCAGTGCCACCTATACCTGCGGCTCAGAGACGGTGTTTGTTTCATCAGGATCGTATGAGGCCGTGTATCGGAGGACCTGCGTGTATCGGAGCTgaggctgctgctgctgctgctgtagcTAATGCACCTCCTCCTCACCATCCTCCTCATCACTGTATGTACGATATCGATCCTTGTCATCTTCCGCAACAATTACTACCGGGACGACCGTTACCCGGACGACCACCGCCTCATG gtGATAATAATTTACGACcagttcatcattttcatcatcttcagcatcatcatcatccatcGGTTACATCTCCTCTTGCCTCCTCATCACCGGGTCCGTTGCTAACAACTCCTCTTATCCATCATCGAGGTCATTTACCTCATCATCCTCCTCCAGCAGCTCACCAAATTCCTCATCATCATTCCATGAGATTTATGCCTCATCCTTTCCTTCCTCCTCAACCTCCTCCGgcacctgctgctgctgttgccgCGAGACGGGATGCGGCGATGATGGAATCATACGCCGCAGCTGCAGCTGTACAGAATCCAGATGCAATGATGTTACCGGTTCATATCCAGCCTCCACACGGAATAGCAGCTGCATTCACTGTGTC AGAGCCGATAGTTCCACAACCTCCCccgcagatggcagcaccggctCCTCAACATCAACATCTACACCATCATTTACACCACTACCACCATACGGCGCCACCTGCGCCAAGATTGCACCATTTCAACATCTCGAGCGGTATGCATATTAGTATCGGCACAGGAATG CCTCCGATCCCCGAGTTTCCACCGTTTCCCGGGATACCAATAATGGCTAATTTACCGCGTAACATGCAAGTAAGGATGGGTAGAATGATGATGCACCATCGACCTACTTATGAG gaGCTGATTAGTTTAGAGGAGAGATTGGGTAACGTGAATCGCGGAGCCAATCAGACGACAATCGAACGTAACACCTTCCCGCATAAATATAAACGTATTAAACGATGTCAAACTCTACCACCAGAGGGCGATACTAACGAACAGACGGGTGAGGAGCAGACGGAGGAGGAGGACGACGAGGAGGAGAAATGTACGATTTGTTTATCAGAATTTACCGATGATGAAGATGTGAG GCGTCTTCCCTGCATGCATCTGTTTCATATAGAATGCGTTGACCAATGGCTGACGACTAATAAACGATGTCCGATTTGTCGAGTCGACATAGAAACGGCCACTAAAGACGGTCCTTTCGAATCTTGA
- the LOC141914023 gene encoding mothers against decapentaplegic homolog 3-like isoform X1, with protein MSMLPFTPPIVKRLLGWKKGDLDKDEKWTEKAVKSLVKKLRKSGGLDELEKAITTQSSNTKCITIPRPFPHTTESGRGPMQFVSLDGRLQVSHRKGLPHVIYCRLWRWPDLQNHHELRAIEGCEYAFHKKLDEVCVNPYHYSRVENPVLSPVLVPRQTEDLPAKLPPLDDYATTVPENIDYPYTDQPLIPETPMSEDGDTNDNSNNMDDLGDLSPSPPIDAQPVTYTEPAFWCSISYYELNHRVGETFHASQPSLTIDGFTDPSNQERFCLGLLSHINRTPAVELTRRHVGKGVRLYYIGGEVFAECLSDSAVFVQSPNCNQRYGWHPATVCKIPPGCNLKIFNNREFAALLAQSVNQGFESVYQLTKMCTIRMSFVKGWGAEYRRQTVTMTPCWIEIHLNGPLQWLDKVLMQMGRPHMPCSSVS; from the exons ATGTCGATGTTACCGTTCACTCCGCCGATTGTTAAACGGTTATTGGGTTGGAAAAAAGGTGACCTCGATAAAGATGAGAAATGGACGGAAAAAGCTGTGAAAAGTTTAGTGAAAAAACTGCGTAAATCTGGAGGATTGGATGAACTGGAGAAAGCTATAACTACTCAAAGTTCTAACACTAAATGTATTACTATACCCAG ACCGTTCCCACATACAACAGAAAGTGGAAGAGGCCCCATGCAGTTTGT GTCACTAGACGGTCGATTGCAGGTATCGCATCGGAAAGGTCTACCGCACGTTATATATTGTCGTCTATGGCGATGGCCCGATTTACAGAATCACCACGAGTTACGCGCAATAGAAGGATGCGAATACGCCTTTCATAAAAAACTAGACGAAGTTTGCGTAAATCCGTATCATTACTCGCGAGTTGAGAATCCAGTTCTGTCTCCGGTCCTCGTTCCTCGTCAAACTGAGGATTTACCGGCTAAACTACCGCCTCTCGACGATTACGCAACTACTGTACCTGAAAATATCGATTATCCGTACACTGATCAACCTCTTATACCGG agaCTCCTATGAGTGAAGATGGAGATACTAACGATAATTCTAATAATATGG ATGATCTCGGTGATCTATCCCCGAGCCCGCCGATCGACGCCCAACCAGTGACGTACACCGAACCAGCATTCTGGTGTTCCATATCGTATTATGAATTGAACCATCGAGTTGGAGAAACGTTCCACGCGTCTCAACCATCTCTAACAATAGACGGATTCACCGACCCGTCCAATCAGGAACGGTTCTGTCTCGGCTTATTGTCTCACATCAATCGAACTCCGGCTGTTGAGTTGACCAGACGCCACGTTG GGAAAGGTGTACGATTATACTATATCGGAGGTGAGGTATTTGCGGAATGTTTAAGCGACAGTGCTGTGTTCGTACAGAGTCCCAACTGTAACCAAAGATACGGATGGCATCCGGCAACAGTGTGTAAAATACCACCAG GATGTAATCTGAAGATATTCAATAACCGTGAATTCGCTGCCCTTTTGGCTCAAAGCGTAAATCAAGGTTTTGAATCTGTTTATCAACTCACAAAGATGTGTACGATAAGAATGAGTTTTGTCAAAGGTTGGGGAGCAGAATACAG GAGACAGACTGTAACCATGACGCCGTGCTGGATTGAGATACATTTAAACGGACCGCTGCAATGGTTGGATAAAGTCCTCATGCAAATGGGTCGACCTCACATGCCATGTTCGAGTGTTTCGTAA
- the LOC141914023 gene encoding mothers against decapentaplegic homolog 3-like isoform X2: MSMLPFTPPIVKRLLGWKKGDLDKDEKWTEKAVKSLVKKLRKSGGLDELEKAITTQSSNTKCITIPRSLDGRLQVSHRKGLPHVIYCRLWRWPDLQNHHELRAIEGCEYAFHKKLDEVCVNPYHYSRVENPVLSPVLVPRQTEDLPAKLPPLDDYATTVPENIDYPYTDQPLIPETPMSEDGDTNDNSNNMDDLGDLSPSPPIDAQPVTYTEPAFWCSISYYELNHRVGETFHASQPSLTIDGFTDPSNQERFCLGLLSHINRTPAVELTRRHVGKGVRLYYIGGEVFAECLSDSAVFVQSPNCNQRYGWHPATVCKIPPGCNLKIFNNREFAALLAQSVNQGFESVYQLTKMCTIRMSFVKGWGAEYRRQTVTMTPCWIEIHLNGPLQWLDKVLMQMGRPHMPCSSVS, encoded by the exons ATGTCGATGTTACCGTTCACTCCGCCGATTGTTAAACGGTTATTGGGTTGGAAAAAAGGTGACCTCGATAAAGATGAGAAATGGACGGAAAAAGCTGTGAAAAGTTTAGTGAAAAAACTGCGTAAATCTGGAGGATTGGATGAACTGGAGAAAGCTATAACTACTCAAAGTTCTAACACTAAATGTATTACTATACCCAG GTCACTAGACGGTCGATTGCAGGTATCGCATCGGAAAGGTCTACCGCACGTTATATATTGTCGTCTATGGCGATGGCCCGATTTACAGAATCACCACGAGTTACGCGCAATAGAAGGATGCGAATACGCCTTTCATAAAAAACTAGACGAAGTTTGCGTAAATCCGTATCATTACTCGCGAGTTGAGAATCCAGTTCTGTCTCCGGTCCTCGTTCCTCGTCAAACTGAGGATTTACCGGCTAAACTACCGCCTCTCGACGATTACGCAACTACTGTACCTGAAAATATCGATTATCCGTACACTGATCAACCTCTTATACCGG agaCTCCTATGAGTGAAGATGGAGATACTAACGATAATTCTAATAATATGG ATGATCTCGGTGATCTATCCCCGAGCCCGCCGATCGACGCCCAACCAGTGACGTACACCGAACCAGCATTCTGGTGTTCCATATCGTATTATGAATTGAACCATCGAGTTGGAGAAACGTTCCACGCGTCTCAACCATCTCTAACAATAGACGGATTCACCGACCCGTCCAATCAGGAACGGTTCTGTCTCGGCTTATTGTCTCACATCAATCGAACTCCGGCTGTTGAGTTGACCAGACGCCACGTTG GGAAAGGTGTACGATTATACTATATCGGAGGTGAGGTATTTGCGGAATGTTTAAGCGACAGTGCTGTGTTCGTACAGAGTCCCAACTGTAACCAAAGATACGGATGGCATCCGGCAACAGTGTGTAAAATACCACCAG GATGTAATCTGAAGATATTCAATAACCGTGAATTCGCTGCCCTTTTGGCTCAAAGCGTAAATCAAGGTTTTGAATCTGTTTATCAACTCACAAAGATGTGTACGATAAGAATGAGTTTTGTCAAAGGTTGGGGAGCAGAATACAG GAGACAGACTGTAACCATGACGCCGTGCTGGATTGAGATACATTTAAACGGACCGCTGCAATGGTTGGATAAAGTCCTCATGCAAATGGGTCGACCTCACATGCCATGTTCGAGTGTTTCGTAA